In one window of Eggerthella guodeyinii DNA:
- a CDS encoding heavy-metal-associated domain-containing protein, whose translation MNASTAIVLVLILVIVVFACRRMFRVFFGTSDCCGGGGAKAKRVRVADTDEAHYPYVQDVQVGGMTCPACANAVENALNALGDTWARVDVDAGSAHVLSKRPLDAEEIRDAVAGAGYYMARR comes from the coding sequence ATGAACGCATCGACCGCCATCGTCCTGGTCCTCATCCTCGTCATCGTCGTGTTCGCCTGTCGGCGCATGTTCAGGGTGTTCTTCGGCACATCGGACTGCTGCGGGGGCGGCGGCGCGAAGGCGAAGCGCGTGCGCGTGGCCGACACGGACGAGGCGCACTACCCGTACGTCCAGGACGTGCAGGTGGGCGGCATGACGTGTCCCGCCTGCGCGAACGCGGTGGAGAACGCCCTGAACGCGCTCGGGGACACCTGGGCCCGCGTCGACGTGGACGCGGGGTCGGCGCACGTGCTGTCGAAGCGGCCGCTGGACGCCGAGGAGATCAGGGACGCGGTCGCCGGCGCCGGCTACTACATGGCGCGGCGATAG
- a CDS encoding ABC transporter ATP-binding protein, with protein sequence MRLDIDNLKFSYDGGGRSVIDGLSLTYESPEALCILGSNGTGKSTLLQCVIGAFKPTGGEVRIDGRPVGSYAMRDLARLVAYIPQTHVPAFEYPVIDVVTMGRTSIIGRFSTPGAADEACALEKLDFLGIAHLRDKPYTQISGGERQLVMIASALAQEPDVLVLDEPTAHLDFGNQYRFVKLVEQLCAQGMGVIMTTHFPDHALELGGTTAVMGEGRITCAGPAREVITPDSMGALYGIEVNVERIGGRSICIPGPLEG encoded by the coding sequence ATGCGTCTCGACATCGACAACCTGAAGTTCTCCTACGACGGCGGCGGGCGCTCGGTGATCGACGGGCTGTCGCTGACGTACGAATCACCCGAGGCGCTGTGCATCCTCGGATCGAACGGGACGGGGAAGAGCACGCTTTTGCAGTGCGTCATCGGGGCGTTCAAGCCCACCGGCGGCGAGGTGCGCATCGACGGCAGGCCCGTGGGCTCGTACGCGATGCGCGACCTGGCGCGCCTCGTGGCCTACATCCCCCAAACGCACGTGCCGGCCTTCGAGTACCCGGTCATCGACGTGGTGACCATGGGGCGCACGTCCATCATCGGGCGGTTCTCCACGCCCGGCGCGGCGGACGAGGCGTGCGCGCTCGAGAAGCTGGACTTCCTCGGCATCGCGCATCTGCGCGACAAGCCGTACACGCAGATATCGGGAGGCGAGCGCCAGCTGGTGATGATCGCCTCGGCGCTGGCCCAGGAGCCCGACGTGCTCGTGCTGGACGAGCCGACGGCGCACCTCGATTTCGGCAACCAGTACCGCTTCGTCAAGCTGGTGGAGCAGCTGTGCGCCCAGGGCATGGGCGTCATCATGACCACGCACTTTCCCGACCACGCCCTTGAGCTGGGCGGCACGACGGCGGTCATGGGGGAGGGCCGCATCACGTGCGCGGGACCCGCGCGCGAGGTGATCACCCCCGACAGCATGGGCGCCCTCTACGGCATCGAGGTGAACGTCGAGCGCATCGGCGGCAGGAGCATCTGCATCCCCGGTCCCTTGGAGGGATAG
- a CDS encoding FecCD family ABC transporter permease yields the protein MGDAKATARRGLDAVTVAVLVALPLVFAVGSLALGAYAISPLEVCQIIVARVTGQDAGVDAMAANLVWEVRMPRVLAAAMVGAGLSATGALFQGLFKNPLAAPDTLGVSNGAGFGAALAIVLGLSGFGTQLGAIAFGLAAVALAFAIVARGRASTVTLILSGMLIGSLFSSLVSLLKFVADPTEKLPQIVYWLMGSLSGVGYDALLAVLPLYLVFMAVLFLFRWKANVLSLGDAEARSFGIDVGRDRGIIIASCSVVTALTVSISGIIGWVGIVVPHLARMLVGPDFRRLLPASISLGMCYLIAIDDLCRTVSAFEIPIGVITGIIGVPMFLYFIYRRKVAW from the coding sequence ATGGGCGACGCGAAGGCCACGGCCCGGCGCGGCCTCGACGCGGTGACGGTGGCGGTGCTCGTCGCGCTGCCGCTCGTCTTCGCGGTGGGGTCGCTCGCGCTGGGCGCCTATGCCATCAGCCCGCTCGAAGTGTGCCAGATCATCGTCGCGCGGGTCACCGGGCAGGACGCCGGCGTGGACGCGATGGCGGCGAACCTCGTGTGGGAGGTGCGCATGCCGCGCGTGCTGGCCGCCGCCATGGTGGGCGCGGGGCTGTCGGCCACGGGCGCCCTGTTCCAAGGGCTGTTCAAGAATCCGCTTGCCGCGCCCGACACCCTCGGCGTGTCGAACGGCGCCGGATTCGGCGCGGCGCTGGCCATCGTGCTGGGGCTGTCGGGCTTCGGCACGCAGCTGGGGGCCATCGCGTTCGGCCTGGCGGCCGTGGCGCTGGCCTTCGCCATCGTGGCGCGCGGGCGCGCGTCCACGGTGACGCTCATCCTGTCGGGCATGCTCATCGGGTCGCTGTTCTCGTCGCTCGTGTCGCTGCTCAAGTTCGTGGCCGACCCCACCGAGAAGCTGCCGCAGATCGTCTACTGGCTCATGGGGTCGCTGTCGGGCGTGGGCTACGACGCCCTTTTGGCCGTGCTACCGCTGTACCTCGTGTTCATGGCCGTGCTGTTCCTGTTCCGCTGGAAGGCGAACGTGCTGAGCCTGGGCGACGCGGAGGCGCGCTCGTTCGGCATCGACGTAGGGCGCGACCGCGGCATCATCATCGCGTCGTGCTCGGTGGTGACCGCGCTCACGGTGAGCATCTCGGGCATCATCGGCTGGGTGGGCATCGTGGTGCCGCATCTGGCGCGCATGCTGGTGGGGCCCGATTTCCGGCGGTTGCTGCCGGCCTCCATCTCGCTGGGCATGTGCTACCTCATCGCCATCGACGACCTGTGCCGCACGGTTTCCGCGTTCGAGATACCCATCGGGGTGATCACGGGCATCATCGGCGTGCCCATGTTCCTGTACTTCATCTACCGGAGAAAGGTTGCGTGGTAA
- a CDS encoding ABC transporter substrate-binding protein, protein MELFSRRTFLKGTLVGIGSVAAFGLAGCSSAPQDEAPVADGGDAEGAAKATEPVSQEDWTFEDQAGTTVTVSVPVQRMVVMQHHSLDMLAQLGMQDKVVGTEKNWEGDLGAYMRDVFPGIDDLPTPGDLTDWSVEAIAALKPDVVIAASQADPDAMKQVSELGIPVVVVSLRGEGKQAEAQNPRLADADAAYTEGCQWAISTLGRLTGADQKAGDIWKMCLESRAIVDEAIGQMDDADRIRVFVANTKEQTYGNDKYVGCQLLRAGAVNVAAEDIQGYKPYTFEMLASWDPEVIIVQDRYMDVYDTITADAKYQELQAVKNGKVLLAPYWTKPWGNPDTDSIALGELWLANQFYPEKVSADTVREYAERFYRDFYGVEFTGTV, encoded by the coding sequence ATGGAATTGTTCTCGCGCCGCACATTTCTGAAGGGCACGCTCGTGGGTATCGGCAGCGTGGCGGCCTTCGGCCTCGCCGGCTGCTCGTCCGCACCGCAGGACGAGGCGCCCGTCGCCGACGGCGGCGACGCCGAAGGGGCGGCGAAGGCGACCGAGCCCGTATCGCAGGAGGATTGGACCTTCGAGGACCAGGCAGGCACCACGGTGACGGTCAGCGTGCCGGTGCAGCGCATGGTGGTCATGCAGCACCACTCGCTCGACATGTTGGCCCAGCTGGGCATGCAGGACAAGGTGGTGGGCACCGAGAAGAACTGGGAGGGCGACCTGGGCGCGTACATGCGCGACGTGTTCCCCGGCATCGACGACCTGCCCACCCCGGGAGACTTGACCGATTGGAGCGTCGAGGCCATCGCCGCGCTCAAGCCCGACGTGGTGATCGCCGCGTCGCAGGCCGACCCCGACGCGATGAAGCAGGTGTCCGAGCTGGGCATCCCCGTGGTCGTGGTGTCGCTGCGCGGCGAGGGCAAGCAGGCCGAGGCGCAGAACCCGCGCCTCGCCGACGCCGATGCGGCTTACACGGAGGGCTGCCAGTGGGCCATCTCCACGCTGGGCCGCCTGACCGGCGCCGACCAGAAAGCCGGCGACATCTGGAAGATGTGCCTGGAGAGCCGCGCCATCGTGGACGAGGCCATCGGCCAGATGGACGACGCCGACCGCATCCGCGTGTTCGTGGCCAACACGAAGGAGCAGACCTACGGCAACGACAAGTACGTGGGCTGCCAGCTTCTGCGCGCCGGCGCGGTGAACGTGGCCGCCGAGGACATCCAGGGCTACAAACCCTACACGTTCGAGATGCTGGCTTCGTGGGATCCCGAGGTCATCATCGTGCAGGACCGCTACATGGACGTGTACGATACCATCACGGCCGACGCGAAGTACCAAGAGCTCCAGGCGGTGAAAAACGGCAAGGTGCTGTTGGCCCCGTATTGGACGAAGCCGTGGGGCAACCCCGATACCGATTCCATCGCGCTGGGCGAACTGTGGCTGGCGAACCAGTTCTACCCGGAGAAGGTGAGCGCCGACACGGTGCGCGAGTACGCGGAGCGCTTCTACCGCGACTTCTACGGCGTCGAGTTCACGGGCACCGTGTAG
- a CDS encoding class I SAM-dependent methyltransferase, with amino-acid sequence MDGSVPESALLERSHAYWSQRAEEYSALHDASRHEALRDAFRALLRDLMPCVEGRPPRALDAGCGSGFMSLILAELGCDVTAVDFSEDMLAEAARNAARAGATSIAFQQADVQRLDFDEASFDFAVSRNVLWVLPDAAAAYAGVLRALRPGGVLVNIDANYGRAFNAAAEAGDEPVHPTQSAAQLRERNAIAADLPVTRAQRPAWDLATLLELGASEVRCFQDAERLLGIEAADRFSAQASAQERAALFIVSARK; translated from the coding sequence ATGGACGGTTCGGTGCCGGAGTCCGCGCTTCTCGAACGCTCGCACGCGTACTGGTCGCAGCGGGCGGAGGAGTACTCGGCGCTGCACGACGCGTCGCGCCACGAGGCGCTGCGCGACGCCTTCCGCGCGCTCCTGCGCGACCTCATGCCCTGCGTCGAGGGGCGGCCTCCGCGCGCGCTCGACGCAGGGTGCGGCTCGGGCTTCATGTCGCTCATCCTGGCCGAGCTGGGATGCGACGTGACGGCCGTCGACTTCTCCGAAGACATGCTGGCCGAGGCGGCGCGCAACGCCGCGCGGGCGGGCGCGACGTCCATCGCGTTCCAGCAGGCCGACGTCCAGCGCCTCGATTTCGACGAGGCCTCCTTCGACTTCGCCGTCTCGCGCAACGTGCTGTGGGTGCTGCCCGACGCGGCCGCCGCCTACGCGGGCGTCCTCCGAGCGCTCAGGCCGGGCGGCGTGCTCGTCAACATCGACGCGAACTACGGGCGGGCCTTCAACGCGGCCGCCGAGGCGGGGGACGAGCCCGTGCATCCCACGCAGAGCGCCGCGCAGCTGCGCGAGCGCAACGCCATCGCCGCCGACCTGCCCGTCACGCGCGCGCAGCGGCCGGCGTGGGACCTGGCGACGCTGCTCGAGTTGGGCGCGTCCGAGGTGCGGTGCTTCCAGGACGCGGAGCGGCTGCTGGGCATCGAGGCCGCCGATCGCTTCTCCGCGCAGGCGAGCGCGCAGGAACGCGCCGCGCTGTTCATCGTCAGCGCGCGAAAGTAG